The following coding sequences are from one Lolium rigidum isolate FL_2022 chromosome 6, APGP_CSIRO_Lrig_0.1, whole genome shotgun sequence window:
- the LOC124660097 gene encoding uncharacterized protein At5g19025-like, whose amino-acid sequence MAECRSLIEFLRAFEHHRRAADATYARSKRASSPSSSSSRHLTDLCENSSMSAAIDALLLLAVLAALGFLIIPQLNLLILSLTTLLHPATPYLSTAAIAGAAAAVASATLAWALLRRHARRCGKPRCRGLRKAVEFDIQLETEECVRGRPSAAARSPAAALLAAAAAGTGARAVDLDDAHRELEVELRKMAPPNGRSVLVFRAPCGCPKGRMEVWGAKKVRRIKK is encoded by the coding sequence atggccgagtGCCGGagcctcatcgagttcctccgcgccttCGAGCACCACCGCAGGGCCGCCGACGCCACCTACGCCCGATCCAAGCGCGcctcctccccttcctcctcctcctccaggcaCCTCACCGACCTCTGCGAAAATTCCTCCATGTCCGCCGCCATcgacgcgctcctcctcctcgccgtcctcgccgcgcTGGGCTTCCTCATCATCCCGCAACTcaacctcctcatcctctccttaaCCACCCTGCTCCACCCAGCCACCCCCTACCtctccaccgccgccatcgccggcgccgCGGCCGCCGTCGCGTCGGCCACCCTCGCGTgggccctcctccgccgccacgcgcGGCGGTGCGGGAAGCCGCGCTGCCGGGGGCTCCGGAAGGCCGTGGAGTTCGACATCCAGCTCGAGACGGAGGAGTGCGTGCGCGGCCGGCCCAGCGCCGCCGCGCGCTCGCCGGCCGCGGCGCTGctcgcggcggccgccgcggggACGGGAGCGCGGGCCGTGGATCTCGACGACGCGCACCGGGAGCTCGAGGTCGAGCTGCGCAAGATGGCGCCGCCCAACGGCCGCTCCGTGCTCGTCTTCCGCGCGCCCTGCGGCTGCCCCAAGGGACGCATGGAGGTCTGGGGCGCAAAGAAGGTGCGCAGGATCAAGAAGTAG